The sequence tctttaacaaacaaaaaaaaaccttattaGCCATCTTTTTGATGCTTTTCTTATTCTTTTGCAATTTTAATAATGGAGGGACAGTGACACATATAACTGAGCTTTTACCTTACCCATAAAAttgttgcaatatttttttttaggaaaattaCCATTGTTTAGAAAAATTTAAGATTGTTGAACATTGTCGATATATTACAttgacttttttctttctctgtctcCCTCCACACAGGGTTTCTCATTGCCAAAAGCGAAGTATTAAAGTCCTGTCTTGCTTGCCCATGGCTGGATTATGAGTTGTGCAGGTTCAGGATGGTGGAGACCCCCTCAGGCCTGAACAAACCTCCACTCTCTCTTCAACAGTATGGCCTCAGCTCAAGCGTACTGGGATCAACACCATGCCCACGAACCCATGGATAAGTGAGTGTGAATGCAGTCTGTATTATAACCCATCTGTTGCTCAGGTCAACCGGTTTTGACACATtccattttgtctttttttcaggCTGTTTTTTAGATTTGGTTCAGAGTCCATGGATCACAGCTTGAGAATGTATCAACAGAACTCTGCGAACGTGGGCTTTGAAAGTGAGTGAGTGCATGATATTGAATTAAATCGGCTCTATTGCAATCTGGTCACCCTCTGTTCTCGGAGCTTGTTGCGGATGTTTCTCAGGAAGCGCAGAAGGTTATAGGAAGTTGGTTGTATGATTGTCTGATAAGTCAATACTTTGATAAAGTCCCTATGTTGAGGCTGAAGCTGTATCAGGAGAAAGAGCCATTGAAAATAACACTTAAATTAGGACGACACTGTTATACGTTTAGATCACAGGTTTTCAATCTTTTAGCTTAAATTTGATTGATCAACCTTGAGGATTCTAAAATGTAATGGGCATCTACAGCTGTGGAAATTcttagtttctctggatttattagatTTAGGTTTGAGTAAAATGCTTATATTTGccttattttataaatttctgATAATGCTGCTTTTTTCAAAtgcaaatattgtcatttagagcatttttataTTTCTTAAGAAGTTAAAAAATGTACAACATATTGTGTTATGAATATAACCATGAAGAAATGGTCATAGTTATTTTATGCTCGCAAAATGctgtaaatgacaacatttttattttaaatttgcaagAAATGGTATCAGTAgttaacagaataaaacaaagttttaaacaaacacattttttacccATTACTGTGTAAAATGTCTTgcaatttcttcttcttcttcttcttcttcttattattattattgatattattattgatattatgattattttttaattttttatttatttattttttattgtttgtgttgtattagcctccctgtttattttttccaccatTTTCTgcttagcggagagaagattttgttcaacacatttctaaacataatagttttaataactcatttctaataacaaatttattttatctttgccatgatgacagcacataatattgtactagatatttttttaagacacttcgatacagcttaaagtgacatttaaaggcttaactaggttaatcaggttaactaggcaggttagggtaattaggcaaatcagtgtataatgatagtttgttctgttgactatcaaagaaataattgctaataattttgaccttaacatttttaataaaaaaattaaaaactgcttttattctagcccaaataaaacgaataagactttctccagaagaaaaaatattatcggacatgctgtgaaaatttccttgctctgttaaacataatttaggaaatatttaaaaaaagaaaaaacaaatcaaaggggggctaataattctgacttcaactgtatgtatctcAATAAAATGTTGGaatgattattttaatgttttttttttctgaataaatgtgtttatataattAATCCTTCTTTTTACTGCTTCTATTTCATGCATATCCTCCCTGTTAGCAATCCCTTGCAGACCCTAGCTTAAAAACTCCTCCATCAAATGGATTGTGTTCAAATCCTCAATTTATTTTCTATGTGTTTTCACTTCATAGGAAGGACGTCTGGCTCCTGTTCTCCCCAGCGTCTTTCTCCTAAGACTCCAAATCCTCCACAGCTGCTGTTTTCCTCTCAATGCCACCCACCTGCGGGAGACCAGGTGGTTCCGTCTTTACAGAAACTGTCTGTTTATGAGCACATGCCCCCATGTTCACCCAGGAGAACAACCAAGCCCCTTCCTCCCCTCCCGGATATAGGCGACTTGTCCTCTGATGAAGCAGAAGACAACGAGGTTGAGTTTTTCTCCAGCACGTCTGAGAGCCAATGTCTGGTGCCTAAAACCTCATCCTTCCAGTATGGCCTGCCAGGAAGACGCAGTTTTCGGGGAAGTGGTCAGATAAACTTTGCATATTACGAAGGCCTACAGGAACACCAGAAACTATGCGGGATGAAGCCTCAGTGGGAGCAGGCGGTAACGGAGAACCAACAACGACCACAACGCCGACTTCATCGCTCCAATTCTGGACCTGCTGGATCCTTTAAAGCTGCCAATTTCAGATCGACCAGCCTTCACCATTCTCCTCCTGCTTACTCGCAGGAAAAACCTGAAATCCCACCTCGAGTTCCCATCCGTCCTCGTCTCAGTGAAAGCACAGATCTCTGGAGAACATCAACTGATGACTTTGATGCAGACAAACCTCCTAAAGTGCCTCCAAGAGAGCCCATTCCTCAGGTCATCCCACGTGCTATTAGTCCCAAAAGTCTCCCGATTTATGTCAACGGGGTAATGCCTCCTACTCAGAGCTTTGCTCCCTATCCGGAGTACGTCAGTAAGGCTCAACACAAGCAGATCTGTGAGGGTTTGGCGTCTTCTCGTAGTCCCTGTATTTTACCCATTATTGAAGATGGGAAGAAAGTGAGCAGTACCCATTATTTTCTCCTCCCTCATCGGCCTGGCTACTTGGACAAGTTTGAGAGGTTTTTCAGAGAGTCCGACTCCTAGTGTTTTAAAGTCAGAAGTTGTTTGCTTGAGAAAAAAAAGGAAGGCCGGATATAAAGTGGTGTTGTTTGACTGAACTGATTCTTCAGTGTTATGAATTACTGTTGTGTTTAGGGAATGGACATGATGTCCTCAGAGAAGAACTGGTTACCGCTGCTTACATATGGAGAGTTACTCTGCTAAAAGTGTCCTTTGTttgttagggctgcatgattgatcgaaatgaaacaaaaattgtGAATATAAAACCTCCGCAAGAGAAGCTTTAAGGTCTCTCTTGCAGTTTTTCACCTTAAAAGCTAGGTGgtttaatatttgaaaataaaaactgccatGAATTCAGaggtgtaaaaaaatatatattttatttgacataGAAATATTACAATATAGTATTCCATttctagattattattattattattattattattatctattatctttatatgttttatgtaatCGTTTTGATAAGCATAATAAATCTGGAACATTATTTCAAATTGCTTAATCACAATCAACAATTTTATCTGGAAAATTACAATTATGTTTAACCCCCCAAATCGTGTCACCCTATTTATTGgtgtatgtttttgttgttgtacttTTTCCATGCTGTATGTTAAATTAAGAGTGTGCAGTATCCTTTTATGAAGGAAAAAGATGAACTGTTACACTGTTAACACTGTGTAACCTGAGTATAAGCTGGTCTTATTATTTTCCCCCTCTCTGTAGTATGGAATGCTATATTGCGCAACATGCATCAACAGTATGAATTTAGAAATTGCTGAAAAATGAAAACAGTCAAGTATTAGCAGTAATGCTCATCTgaattttgaataatttaaagaGCTTTTTGGATGTTTTTATAAGCCAGGTCCTGAACAATGCCACCAGTGAAAAGTGTGGTGATCAAAATGAGTTGTAAAGGTACGATTGGCAACAAATGGAAAGGACTGGGCATAGGGGTTAGTATTTAAGTCTCATTGTGAGCATTAATCGAAGCGTTTCATCCTGTTTCTTTCTTTACTGGCCACTTAGATGAAATACAAACCTATCTGTTTGTTTCTTTAAAGATTGGCACTTGCAGTTTCATTTTGCTAACGTCTGTTACAAGGGCAGAAATGCCACTGCCTTGCCATTTAGTGTCAAAATGCTGGACACTGGGTGCAATTCAGCTGTTGGTGAATGATATTTTGCTTTCTTTTTAAATCGTTTACTATGAAGTTGCTTCACTGAAATATTTACTACAACGGAAAGTCATAAATGGAAGCCCATGATTGGTTGGTCCTGCCCTTGTGTTTcttatttttgttactttaagttgagagttatttttattttattttttttttatcttgacaTTATCAGACCAGTAGTTGTTTACATTTTGAgctacttttgtttttgttcatcCAACGAAATGACCTGTTTTCTGTGTGAAGGCTAATGTTAACTGACTTTGTTTCATCTGCTGAGGAAACATGCACttctaaaatgtacagtattgGTGTAGTTTTTCACACCAGACTATTTAAATAAAGTAACTTATTTGTATGAAGATtctttgatttatttgaattgcTGTGTTGTGAAGTTTTTCTATTACAATTTCAAACTTAAATGTACTCATCATGGCACGCCTTCTCATATCAAAGGAATAAACCACGATGACATCACTTATCTACTATATATGAGGAGTGAATAATACAGATTATTTGTGTTCAAACCGGTCTTTACAAGTCAGGCCTGGCAGCTCCACTGGCTTATCAGTATGCTAAGGTGAGGTGATATCAGCTTTATTGTGATTCCAGTGTCTTTATCTCTGCTGTTTGCTCAAATCCATGATAGTGAGGAGACTGTTAAGTCTTTAGGAACTTCAGCCTGAGTCACTTCCTTTTAAAATACCACCACATCAATGTGCGAAAAGTTACAGAGAAGTGGAATATTTCTAAAGTAAGCAGCCCTCGGTGACTCACAACTGTCCTTCAGTGTTTCTGCTGTGAATACCAAGTGTTGTTTCCCCTGATGTAATTGTATGACCATATATAACTACCAAAGGAATTAAATGCTGTCTATAAATGCTGTACGTAAATGTTACGGCTGACTCGGTGTAAGAGTCCACGTTTGTTAAcgtttaaaaactgaatatgaAAACTATGTCTATAATCTCCGTAGCGCCATCCACAGGTCCTTTTTTGTcaacaaacaatgaaaataacccacaataaaaaaataccatTGTAATGAGTTGAGTAAATAATATGGTGTATTTAAAccttactatagtaaagtgtattatactgtgtattataatatttacacCTCTTTGTTAATAATTGCTATAGCTAGTGTAGTATCAACATTGAACTgatgaactgtaataaatactgttgtATACTTTATTTTGAACTGCAGTAAACTGGTGTGGTATAGTATTATAAATATAGAAATCATTTACAGTATTGGGCGGTTTGTTtatattagtatagttgttgtattatcacagtaactgtagaattaccacaacagattgattcaAGTTCTTTCCAGTATGGttgaaaaacagtatttttttcatttgggaAAATGTAAACAGTCAAGCAGCGCCATCTCTTGTCCTAAGTGAGAAACATACACTCATCAGCCAGTTTGATCTTGCTAGAAAAATATCACATTTTGCCTTAAAAACTGCTATTGTGGCATAGACTCGGCAAGCTGCTGGAAACATTCATTAAAGACTTTGGTTTATATCGATGTGAAAGCTTCAGTTGCATACATGACAGCTAGGATATTAAGTAGACAcccatgttcaagaaatcagaattatttatttatatttatgtatatacacactatatatgtgtatacactcTCTTATATATAAACTTATTTTTGCTAACAGCTTTTTACATAAATGTAAGTGtgtatatagttttttattttattttctgaacaTAAATTCTGACTGGATAGTGGATACTCAAAAGCAACTCTAagccttctttcttttttttaaatgttgttctgACATAGATTTTGTTTGATATTTATTGTCATACCAATAATTTAAAAGTCAAacaaacttttatatatatatatatatatatatatatatatatatatatatatatatatatatatatatatatatatatatatatatatataatatattttatataatatataaaagaaaacactGCATTCTACTGCCAATTTATAACTACCGCAGATGTTCAATGTTTACGAACTGACACTGGGTTCTCTTCTGAAGggctcaaactcgattcctggagggccgcagatcTTCTCCATTTTTtctccaactctaattaaacactgCTGTTTAATTAGAATCAATTAATGTGTTCAAGACTACtgtagactattaagcaggtgtgtgaTGGAGGTtgctggagctaaactatgcagagctgcggccctccaggtatTTAGTTTGACaccctagagcagtgtttctcaaccacgttcctcgaggaccaccagcactgcacatttaccttgtctccttaaccaaacacacctgattcagatcatcagtgcattagcagagactgaaagacctgtaatagtGTGACAGACACtcaattagtcaattagtttgatcaggtgtgtttaattagggttggaactaaattatgcagagctgctgccctccaggaactgagtttgacacctgtgctccaGGGATTACAGAATAGGTGAGCTCTTCCGAACTGAGGgtgtgacaccaaacaacttccctgCTCGAAAGTGTCATGGCCTGAAGTGTCCTTCATTCCAATGGGTCCTTCGAAGTGGACAGTTTTGACCACTTCAGTCACCTCAGTCATGATATTTTCAGGTGTCCTTTGAAGAgggagttattttattttattttattttatttaaataaactgttgGGAGTTCGTGGAGGTTAAACCACTGTTAACGTTTATCTCCGTGATCAAAGTTATTTGGATATGGATATTTTCTGTAtagatattttgatattttaactATTGCAGTAAATTAATATTCTGTACGATTA comes from Danio aesculapii chromosome 23, fDanAes4.1, whole genome shotgun sequence and encodes:
- the LOC130217621 gene encoding ERBB receptor feedback inhibitor 1; translation: MASAQAYWDQHHAHEPMDKLFFRFGSESMDHSLRMYQQNSANVGFERRTSGSCSPQRLSPKTPNPPQLLFSSQCHPPAGDQVVPSLQKLSVYEHMPPCSPRRTTKPLPPLPDIGDLSSDEAEDNEVEFFSSTSESQCLVPKTSSFQYGLPGRRSFRGSGQINFAYYEGLQEHQKLCGMKPQWEQAVTENQQRPQRRLHRSNSGPAGSFKAANFRSTSLHHSPPAYSQEKPEIPPRVPIRPRLSESTDLWRTSTDDFDADKPPKVPPREPIPQVIPRAISPKSLPIYVNGVMPPTQSFAPYPEYVSKAQHKQICEGLASSRSPCILPIIEDGKKVSSTHYFLLPHRPGYLDKFERFFRESDS